From one Bacteroides fragilis NCTC 9343 genomic stretch:
- a CDS encoding response regulator transcription factor has translation MSWLFIRKLICLHKGKIKFAYKEEQKLVLILIFPIVIRQSERVSEFSGILSVPELSTGNSELLSVTGMLPTVKTSEQKRPDKKKEKHSLVLVERNKDLCNYLVQILMKEYKIVSVCDAEAAFETVCEQCPDAVLASSVLTRISGEELAVRIKSDDRVAHIPVILLVKPGEDDRYIQRNADLYVWMPFAISSLKTEIAALIANREMIRKRYIRLALGGEASDPIDKEVESSEGDQEFIRQVRSLIEERMTDSGFKIGELSGCMNMSRSSFYNKIKEITGHAPADYVRNVRLNRALVLLMSRKYTVAEVADMTGFSDPKYFGIVFKKYYGGSPTKYINNL, from the coding sequence ATGAGTTGGCTATTTATACGTAAATTAATCTGTTTGCATAAAGGTAAAATCAAATTTGCTTATAAAGAAGAACAAAAACTGGTGCTTATTTTAATTTTTCCTATTGTCATCCGGCAATCGGAAAGAGTTTCTGAATTCTCCGGGATATTATCCGTACCGGAGCTCTCCACAGGGAATAGTGAGTTGTTGTCGGTTACCGGAATGCTGCCGACAGTGAAAACTTCTGAGCAGAAACGTCCGGATAAGAAAAAAGAGAAACATTCTCTGGTATTGGTTGAAAGGAATAAGGATTTGTGTAATTATCTTGTGCAAATCCTGATGAAGGAGTATAAGATTGTGTCTGTTTGTGATGCGGAGGCGGCCTTTGAGACTGTGTGTGAACAATGTCCGGATGCAGTACTGGCTTCTTCTGTTCTTACCCGTATTTCGGGTGAGGAACTTGCCGTTCGGATTAAATCGGATGACAGAGTAGCACATATTCCGGTAATATTGTTAGTGAAACCGGGAGAGGATGACCGGTACATTCAACGGAATGCCGATCTTTATGTGTGGATGCCTTTTGCCATATCATCTTTAAAGACTGAGATTGCAGCTTTGATTGCTAACCGGGAAATGATCCGTAAGAGGTATATTCGTTTGGCCTTGGGGGGTGAGGCCTCGGACCCTATCGATAAAGAGGTAGAGTCATCAGAAGGTGATCAGGAGTTTATTCGTCAGGTGAGAAGTCTGATTGAAGAGAGGATGACCGATTCCGGATTTAAGATTGGTGAACTGAGCGGCTGCATGAATATGAGTCGTTCGAGTTTTTATAATAAGATTAAGGAGATAACCGGACATGCTCCTGCGGACTATGTTCGTAATGTGCGGCTCAACAGAGCATTGGTTTTGTTAATGAGCAGAAAGTATACGGTGGCTGAGGTTGCGGATATGACGGGTTTCAGTGATCCTAAATACTTCGGGATCGTGTTTAAGAAATATTATGGGGGCTCACCGACGAAGTATATAAACAATTTATAG
- the hpt gene encoding hypoxanthine phosphoribosyltransferase, which translates to MDTIQIKDKLFTVSIREQEIQKEVIRVANEINRDLAGKNPLFLSVLNGSFMFTADLLKHITIPCEISFVKLASYQGVSSTGSIKEVIGINEDIAGRTIVIVEDIVDTGLTMQRLLETLGTRGPKEIHIASLLVKPDKLKVDLNIEYVAMNIPNDFIVGYGLDYDGFGRNYPDIYTVVD; encoded by the coding sequence ATGGATACCATTCAGATAAAAGATAAACTATTCACTGTTTCTATCAGGGAACAAGAGATTCAGAAAGAAGTGATTCGCGTGGCGAACGAAATTAATCGTGATTTGGCAGGTAAGAACCCGTTGTTCCTCAGTGTGTTGAATGGCTCGTTTATGTTTACTGCCGACTTGCTGAAACACATTACGATCCCTTGCGAGATCTCTTTTGTGAAGCTGGCTTCTTATCAGGGAGTATCATCTACCGGTTCCATTAAGGAAGTGATCGGTATTAATGAAGACATAGCGGGACGTACGATCGTTATTGTAGAAGATATTGTGGATACGGGACTGACTATGCAGCGTCTGCTGGAAACATTGGGAACACGCGGACCAAAAGAAATTCATATTGCTTCGTTGCTGGTGAAACCGGATAAACTGAAGGTGGACTTGAATATTGAATATGTGGCAATGAATATTCCCAATGATTTCATTGTAGGATATGGTCTCGATTATGATGGTTTCGGCCGTAACTATCCGGATATTTATACAGTTGTAGACTAA
- a CDS encoding OprO/OprP family phosphate-selective porin yields the protein MKRHVFLLVTLFTMSTVAAQQQPIISPKDSIPSVIERVTGKENKGFSAHMNLQLYTSCAASFTENELDEVAFKLNRFKLEIIGNINRKFSYHFRQSFNKYSNPFALDNLSSSVEYAYLTYHLSDRFSITAGKQFLMLGGYEYYVNPIKVREFSEFNNYVNCFLAGVSATWNVTPTQELNFQIVNNRNGGDADTYLHGLPTDVEATKVPLISTINWNSYYLDKAIQLRYAASWGQQAKGRNIMYLTAGNVYEKGPWIAYMDFMYSRQGIDNKGIISALPRIDLENPQTAQHTEYFTTIANVDYRFHPNWNAYLKGIYESGKIYKANGIFEKGTYRRTWCGQVCVEYYPMRNSELLIFLHYQYKRNKLLKPARNLDAIDPNTQRISLGLVYSIPVF from the coding sequence ATGAAAAGACACGTCTTCCTTTTGGTAACCTTGTTTACCATGAGCACTGTTGCAGCTCAACAACAACCAATTATTTCCCCCAAAGACTCTATCCCCTCTGTGATCGAACGCGTCACCGGAAAAGAGAACAAAGGATTTTCCGCTCACATGAATCTCCAATTATATACTTCATGTGCTGCCTCTTTTACTGAAAATGAGTTAGATGAAGTTGCTTTCAAGTTAAACCGGTTTAAGCTGGAAATCATAGGAAATATCAACCGGAAGTTCTCTTACCATTTCCGGCAATCTTTTAATAAATACAGCAACCCCTTTGCTCTGGATAATCTGTCCTCTTCCGTAGAGTATGCTTATCTGACCTATCACCTTTCCGATCGCTTTTCCATCACGGCCGGAAAGCAATTTCTTATGCTGGGAGGCTATGAGTACTATGTCAATCCGATTAAAGTACGTGAATTCAGCGAGTTTAATAATTATGTAAACTGCTTTCTGGCGGGAGTATCTGCCACTTGGAATGTGACTCCGACTCAAGAACTCAATTTTCAGATAGTCAACAACCGTAACGGTGGAGACGCAGATACTTACCTTCACGGCCTGCCGACAGATGTCGAAGCTACCAAAGTACCTCTGATATCGACCATTAACTGGAACAGTTATTATCTGGACAAAGCCATTCAGTTGAGATACGCCGCTTCATGGGGACAGCAGGCCAAAGGAAGAAATATAATGTATCTTACCGCAGGCAATGTTTACGAAAAAGGTCCATGGATCGCTTATATGGATTTCATGTACTCCCGACAAGGAATAGATAATAAAGGCATTATCAGCGCCTTACCTCGCATAGACTTGGAAAACCCGCAGACAGCCCAACATACCGAGTATTTTACCACGATTGCCAATGTAGACTACCGCTTCCACCCTAATTGGAATGCTTACCTGAAAGGTATTTACGAATCCGGAAAAATTTATAAAGCTAACGGTATCTTTGAAAAAGGTACCTATCGCCGGACATGGTGCGGACAAGTTTGTGTGGAATACTATCCAATGAGGAACAGCGAACTATTGATCTTCTTGCACTATCAATACAAACGGAATAAACTATTGAAACCCGCCCGCAATTTAGATGCTATAGACCCGAATACGCAGCGGATCTCGCTAGGGCTGGTATATTCCATACCGGTTTTTTAA
- a CDS encoding adenylate kinase — translation MLNIVIFGAPGSGKGTQSERIVEKYGINHISTGDVLRAEIKNGTELGKTAKGYIDQGQLIPDELMVDILASVFDSFKDSKGVIFDGFPRTIPQAEALKVMLKERGQDISVMLDLDVPEEELMTRLIKRGKESGRADDNEETIKKRLVVYNTQTSPLKEYYKGEGKYQHINGLGTMEGIFEDICKAVDTL, via the coding sequence ATGCTGAACATTGTAATTTTCGGTGCTCCCGGTTCAGGAAAGGGAACACAAAGCGAACGTATTGTTGAGAAATACGGAATTAATCACATTTCAACAGGAGATGTATTGCGTGCAGAAATTAAAAACGGCACAGAACTGGGTAAAACAGCTAAAGGCTACATTGATCAGGGACAGTTGATTCCGGATGAATTGATGGTAGACATTCTGGCAAGTGTGTTTGATAGTTTCAAAGATAGCAAAGGGGTTATTTTTGACGGTTTCCCAAGAACTATTCCACAGGCTGAGGCGTTGAAAGTGATGTTGAAAGAACGTGGTCAGGACATCTCTGTGATGTTGGATCTGGATGTTCCGGAAGAAGAACTGATGACTCGTCTGATTAAACGTGGTAAGGAATCGGGCCGTGCAGATGATAATGAAGAGACCATCAAAAAACGTTTGGTTGTATATAATACACAGACTTCACCGTTGAAAGAATATTATAAAGGCGAAGGCAAATACCAGCATATCAATGGTCTTGGAACCATGGAAGGTATCTTCGAAGATATTTGTAAAGCGGTAGATACATTATAA
- the pgeF gene encoding peptidoglycan editing factor PgeF, protein MISLTDDRKMLGYGLLGAYPNISHFVTTRHGGYSEGAYASFNCSPFSGDELERVEKNQTLLFQSLSQAPRHLIIPFQTHGTKILPVDEKFLGASGQQQQEMLNEIDALITTEPGCCICISTADCIPVLLYDRVHHAVAAVHAGWRGTVEYIVGHTLEKMRAVFGTEGQDVIACIGPGISLQSFEVGDEVYEAFRLNGFDMSRISFRHSVTHKYHIDLWEANRQQLLDFGVPGVQIEIADICTYIRHEDFFSARRLGIKSGRILSGIMINS, encoded by the coding sequence ATGATTTCACTCACTGACGATAGAAAAATGTTGGGGTATGGGCTGTTGGGCGCATACCCCAACATTTCTCATTTTGTAACGACCCGTCACGGCGGTTATAGTGAGGGGGCGTATGCTTCTTTTAATTGTTCACCTTTTTCGGGAGATGAACTTGAAAGGGTAGAGAAGAATCAGACGTTGTTGTTTCAATCACTATCGCAAGCTCCTAGGCATTTGATTATTCCTTTTCAGACACACGGAACGAAAATACTTCCGGTCGATGAAAAATTTCTTGGAGCTTCTGGGCAGCAGCAACAGGAAATGCTAAACGAGATTGATGCGTTGATTACCACTGAGCCGGGATGCTGCATTTGTATTTCCACGGCAGACTGTATTCCGGTATTGTTGTATGATAGAGTACATCATGCTGTAGCGGCTGTGCATGCCGGGTGGAGGGGGACAGTGGAGTATATTGTTGGACATACGCTTGAGAAGATGCGGGCTGTTTTTGGAACGGAAGGACAAGATGTAATCGCATGTATCGGTCCGGGTATCTCTCTACAATCATTCGAGGTGGGGGATGAAGTTTATGAAGCTTTTCGTTTGAATGGTTTTGATATGTCGCGTATCTCTTTCAGGCATTCGGTTACACATAAGTACCATATTGACTTATGGGAAGCCAACCGGCAACAGCTTTTGGATTTTGGAGTACCGGGGGTACAAATTGAAATAGCGGATATTTGTACTTACATCCGGCATGAGGATTTCTTTTCAGCGCGAAGATTGGGCATAAAGTCCGGACGTATTTTGTCGGGCATTATGATAAATAGCTGA
- a CDS encoding B3/B4 domain-containing protein has protein sequence MYTIIVSKELKEACPVFAGVAIYAEVKNTSYCEGLWEEIQSFTEMLTATTRLEDIKKQPVIAATREAYKRCGKDPGRYRPSAEALRRRLMRGIALYQIDTLVDLINLVSLRTGHSIGGFDADKIAGTGLELGIGKINEPFEGIGRGVLNIEGLPVYRDAVGGIGTPTSDNERTKMGLETTHILAIVNGYNGKEGLQEAAEMIQTLLKKYADSDGGTITYFE, from the coding sequence ATGTATACCATTATTGTATCGAAAGAGTTAAAAGAAGCATGTCCTGTTTTTGCAGGGGTTGCTATATATGCTGAAGTGAAAAACACTTCTTATTGTGAAGGGCTTTGGGAGGAGATTCAATCTTTCACAGAAATGCTCACTGCAACAACCCGGTTGGAAGATATTAAGAAACAACCTGTGATAGCTGCCACACGTGAAGCCTACAAACGCTGCGGGAAAGATCCTGGGAGATATCGGCCGTCGGCCGAAGCGTTACGTCGCAGATTGATGCGGGGGATTGCTTTGTATCAGATTGATACTTTGGTCGATTTGATTAACCTGGTTTCTCTCCGGACCGGACATTCGATAGGTGGTTTTGATGCTGATAAGATAGCGGGCACTGGTCTGGAACTGGGGATCGGTAAGATCAATGAGCCTTTCGAAGGGATCGGGCGTGGTGTGCTGAATATCGAGGGGCTGCCGGTGTACCGGGATGCTGTGGGGGGAATAGGGACTCCGACCAGTGATAACGAACGGACAAAGATGGGGCTGGAAACAACACATATATTGGCTATCGTTAATGGCTATAATGGTAAAGAAGGACTGCAGGAAGCTGCCGAAATGATACAAACTTTATTGAAAAAATACGCTGACTCGGACGGAGGAACAATTACTTACTTTGAATAA
- a CDS encoding M23 family metallopeptidase: protein MKNIFTLLILSVCFLCANISGRAQNKFSDMEVNHVRVATPGLFSKENCVMLDLKSLSRNYSFPLPGGKVISGYGTRGGHSGDDIKTCARDTIRAAFDGVVRMAKPYGAYGNVIVIRHPNGLETVYSHNVKNLVKSGDVVKAGMAIGLTGRTGRATTEHLHFETRINGQHFNPGLIFDMKKGTLRTDYLQCTKKGKGIVVKALKSEKVLPKYKTLSPFLYELPGIKKPVWNIPALARSAAYSGL from the coding sequence ATGAAAAACATATTCACTTTACTGATTTTATCTGTATGCTTTTTGTGTGCCAACATATCGGGTAGGGCACAGAACAAATTTTCGGATATGGAGGTCAATCATGTCCGGGTGGCTACACCGGGACTTTTTTCCAAGGAGAATTGTGTCATGCTGGATCTGAAGTCCCTGTCACGGAATTACTCTTTCCCTTTGCCGGGAGGCAAAGTCATTTCGGGCTATGGAACACGTGGAGGCCATAGCGGTGACGACATAAAAACTTGTGCCCGCGATACGATTCGTGCAGCTTTTGACGGGGTGGTACGTATGGCTAAACCTTATGGTGCGTATGGCAATGTGATTGTGATACGACATCCCAATGGGTTGGAGACGGTATACAGTCATAATGTGAAGAATCTGGTAAAGAGTGGGGATGTGGTGAAAGCCGGAATGGCTATTGGCCTGACCGGACGTACCGGACGGGCTACTACCGAGCATCTGCATTTTGAGACGCGGATTAACGGACAACACTTTAATCCCGGTCTTATTTTTGATATGAAGAAGGGAACCTTGCGTACTGATTATTTGCAATGTACGAAGAAAGGTAAGGGAATTGTTGTTAAAGCTTTGAAAAGCGAAAAAGTCCTTCCTAAATATAAAACTCTTTCGCCTTTCCTATATGAACTGCCCGGGATTAAAAAACCGGTATGGAATATACCAGCCCTAGCGAGATCCGCTGCGTATTCGGGTCTATAG
- the obgE gene encoding GTPase ObgE, which produces MAESNFVDYVKIYCRSGKGGRGSTHMRREKYTPNGGPDGGDGGRGGHVILRGNRNYWTLLHLRYDRHAMAGHGESGSKNRSFGKDGADKIIEVPCGTVVYNAETGEYVCDVTEHGQEVILLKGGRGGLGNWHFKTATRQAPRFAQPGEPMQEMTVILELKLLADVGLVGFPNAGKSTLLSAISAAKPKIADYPFTTLEPNLGIVSYRDGQSFVMADIPGIIEGASEGKGLGLRFLRHIERNSLLLFMIPADSDDIRKDYEVLLNELKTFNPEMLDKQRVLAITKSDMLDQELMDEIEPTLPEGIPHVFISSVSGLGISVLKDILWTELNKESNKIEAIVHRPKDVSRLQQELKDMGEDEELDYEYEDDGDGDEDDLDYEYEEEDWEDK; this is translated from the coding sequence ATGGCTGAATCGAATTTTGTTGATTACGTAAAGATATACTGCCGCTCGGGTAAAGGCGGAAGAGGCTCTACGCACATGAGGCGAGAAAAATATACTCCTAACGGTGGACCTGATGGAGGAGATGGCGGAAGAGGAGGCCATGTTATCCTGCGTGGTAACCGGAATTACTGGACATTGCTTCACTTGAGATATGATCGTCATGCAATGGCTGGTCATGGGGAGTCGGGCAGTAAGAACCGTAGTTTCGGTAAAGACGGAGCGGATAAGATTATTGAAGTTCCCTGTGGTACGGTGGTTTACAATGCCGAAACAGGTGAATATGTATGTGATGTAACAGAACACGGACAAGAGGTCATTCTCTTAAAAGGCGGACGTGGCGGATTGGGAAACTGGCACTTCAAGACGGCTACCCGTCAGGCTCCCCGTTTTGCCCAGCCGGGCGAACCGATGCAGGAGATGACTGTAATCCTTGAATTGAAATTGCTGGCTGATGTAGGTCTGGTAGGTTTCCCAAATGCAGGTAAGTCTACCTTGTTATCTGCTATTTCTGCTGCAAAACCAAAGATTGCCGATTATCCGTTTACAACATTGGAGCCTAACCTGGGTATTGTATCTTATCGTGACGGACAGTCGTTTGTAATGGCTGATATTCCGGGAATTATCGAAGGTGCCAGTGAAGGTAAGGGATTGGGATTGCGTTTCTTGCGTCACATTGAGCGCAACTCTTTGTTACTTTTCATGATACCGGCGGATAGCGATGATATCCGTAAAGATTATGAAGTGCTGCTAAACGAACTGAAAACATTTAATCCTGAAATGCTGGATAAACAACGGGTACTTGCCATCACTAAGAGTGATATGCTGGATCAGGAGCTGATGGATGAAATAGAACCGACATTGCCGGAGGGAATTCCTCATGTATTCATTTCATCTGTATCCGGTTTGGGCATTTCGGTGCTGAAGGACATTTTATGGACGGAGTTGAATAAGGAAAGCAATAAAATAGAAGCTATTGTGCATCGTCCGAAGGATGTCAGCCGATTGCAGCAGGAACTCAAAGATATGGGTGAGGATGAAGAACTCGACTATGAATATGAGGATGATGGTGATGGTGATGAGGACGATTTGGATTACGAATACGAAGAAGAGGATTGGGAAGATAAATGA
- a CDS encoding ligand-binding sensor domain-containing protein yields the protein MKYIIYFMMMLYGSLCHAIVCKHIVERSETNTRKVYQIQRDALGYMWFMNHAGISRFDGTKLKHYKLPAEGRTMDYYMGNCRLLTDNRNGLWVVTRNGYLWMYNPSLDKFECRNHLVIPNDVSLHFLCVDNSSHIWFSVGNRLIAYQILSNTFHRVDHSLATISCMVEVAPGEYFVGSDEGLFGITIKNYAVDRQTGELSGKRYSRIHEILFHPYTQRLVMFDYSEGLGVWDMKSEQLVGTWNRLLNSRVSGLRIWDDRTVLVATDGEGIFRMDIVNPDITSFIQTDFENDNSIRTNRIADVFVDDQKLIWVADYPEGVSMIDVESPDDYKWYRARSGDSHPLTNNRINAVLHDSDGDVWFATDHGISCFHPSTGLWNRIVTPLPCQMYTALCEVKPGEICAGNYVHGLFFIRKKSNYSVTPYVRISGVNALCRKDKDGFWIGTDEGVFFYCPENDSIVEVKRLSGLHIHALHQSDDCLYIGTEGNGLMVYHPEHEQMDTVAALGTGNVYAVWSDDSRRLMGSSDGFAFSLDLVQHSYYRFLSKGIRITSGTFLGNGRYILGTYQGAIEYDKQKARPLRKACLGFYLDELRVLDKEVTVETENSPLKKALNCTATLQLEHNENTFSFTATAIRYTEKQDIAYSWKLDHTDWSAPSVDNRIRFSNLPPGEYIFSVRALSIDNGRPFAQRNMHIIIRQPLWKTGGAFLCYGLLALMLGSLAVRSWFVWQDRNLSREQVRLFANTTRNLCLPLTLIKVPLEYLYEKSSSELVSNVLQQIKGVNNLLAELENISRVSAAPGRLSLADYELSIFLKETVARIRDYISEKDIMLRWTEEPAFATVCLDKDKMSAILRNLLMAFTDSMDRGGEILLSTSCNNQKWELRLESEDNGFLKKKF from the coding sequence ATGAAATATATTATATACTTCATGATGATGTTGTATGGTTCATTATGTCATGCCATCGTTTGCAAACACATTGTAGAAAGAAGTGAAACGAATACTCGTAAAGTGTATCAGATCCAAAGGGATGCTCTGGGTTATATGTGGTTTATGAACCATGCCGGAATCAGTCGGTTTGATGGGACCAAGCTAAAACACTATAAACTGCCGGCCGAAGGGCGAACCATGGATTATTATATGGGCAATTGCCGGTTGCTTACAGATAATCGGAATGGGTTGTGGGTAGTCACCCGTAATGGATATTTATGGATGTACAATCCATCATTGGATAAATTCGAATGCAGGAATCATCTGGTTATTCCGAATGATGTTTCCCTTCATTTTCTCTGCGTAGATAACAGTAGTCATATCTGGTTTTCTGTCGGAAACCGGTTGATAGCCTATCAAATACTATCTAATACTTTTCATCGGGTGGATCATAGCCTGGCAACGATTTCCTGTATGGTAGAGGTGGCTCCGGGAGAGTATTTTGTAGGTTCGGATGAAGGGCTGTTCGGAATTACAATAAAGAATTATGCCGTCGACAGGCAAACCGGAGAATTGTCCGGTAAAAGATATAGCCGGATACATGAAATACTTTTTCATCCTTATACCCAAAGATTGGTTATGTTTGATTATTCGGAAGGATTAGGGGTATGGGATATGAAGTCGGAGCAATTGGTTGGTACTTGGAACCGATTGTTGAATAGTCGGGTCAGTGGTCTGAGGATATGGGATGACCGGACTGTTTTGGTAGCTACAGATGGTGAGGGAATATTTCGTATGGATATCGTTAATCCGGATATTACATCTTTTATACAAACTGATTTTGAGAATGATAATTCAATTCGTACCAACCGGATTGCTGACGTGTTTGTAGATGATCAGAAACTTATCTGGGTGGCGGATTATCCGGAAGGCGTATCAATGATCGATGTGGAATCTCCTGATGATTATAAATGGTACAGGGCACGGTCCGGGGACAGTCATCCACTGACCAACAATCGGATAAATGCGGTTCTGCATGATTCGGATGGGGATGTCTGGTTTGCAACGGATCACGGTATCAGTTGTTTTCATCCGTCGACAGGCTTATGGAACCGGATTGTTACGCCTCTTCCTTGTCAGATGTATACTGCATTGTGTGAAGTAAAGCCGGGAGAGATATGTGCCGGGAACTATGTACACGGTTTGTTCTTCATCCGAAAGAAAAGTAATTATTCGGTTACACCGTATGTACGTATTTCAGGAGTAAACGCATTGTGTCGTAAGGATAAAGACGGTTTTTGGATTGGAACGGATGAAGGGGTGTTTTTTTATTGTCCGGAAAACGATAGTATCGTGGAGGTAAAACGCTTGTCCGGTTTACACATTCATGCTTTGCATCAGTCCGATGATTGTCTTTATATTGGGACTGAAGGAAACGGATTAATGGTCTATCATCCGGAGCATGAGCAGATGGATACGGTTGCTGCTTTAGGAACCGGTAATGTATATGCTGTTTGGTCGGATGATAGCAGGCGGTTAATGGGAAGCAGTGATGGGTTTGCTTTCTCGCTCGATCTTGTACAACATTCATATTACAGGTTTCTGAGTAAAGGAATTCGGATTACATCGGGTACTTTCTTAGGTAATGGAAGATACATTTTGGGCACCTATCAAGGCGCAATTGAGTATGATAAACAAAAGGCTCGACCGCTGCGTAAAGCTTGTTTGGGATTTTACTTGGACGAACTTCGGGTTTTGGACAAAGAGGTGACCGTCGAAACGGAGAATTCTCCATTGAAGAAAGCTCTGAACTGTACAGCTACGTTACAGTTGGAGCACAATGAAAATACTTTTTCGTTTACGGCTACTGCCATTCGCTATACTGAAAAGCAGGATATAGCTTACAGTTGGAAACTCGATCATACGGATTGGAGTGCTCCGTCTGTAGATAATAGAATTCGTTTTTCGAACCTTCCTCCGGGTGAATATATCTTTTCTGTGCGGGCGTTATCCATTGATAACGGTCGGCCGTTTGCGCAAAGAAATATGCACATCATCATTCGTCAACCCCTTTGGAAGACAGGTGGAGCTTTCCTTTGTTACGGTCTTTTGGCACTTATGTTGGGCTCTCTGGCCGTACGTTCATGGTTCGTATGGCAAGACAGAAACCTTTCAAGAGAACAAGTACGGTTGTTTGCGAATACGACACGTAACCTTTGTCTACCACTTACACTGATAAAAGTTCCTTTGGAATATCTTTATGAAAAGTCATCTTCCGAACTTGTTAGTAACGTATTGCAACAGATAAAGGGAGTGAACAATTTATTGGCTGAGCTGGAAAATATCAGTCGTGTTTCTGCTGCTCCGGGGCGTCTGTCGCTTGCCGACTATGAGTTATCCATATTCTTGAAAGAGACAGTAGCCCGAATTAGAGATTATATCAGCGAGAAGGACATTATGCTCCGTTGGACGGAGGAGCCTGCCTTTGCTACCGTATGCCTCGATAAGGATAAGATGTCTGCCATTCTTAGAAACCTGTTAATGGCTTTTACAGACAGTATGGATCGAGGTGGCGAAATTCTTCTGAGTACTTCGTGTAACAATCAAAAGTGGGAGTTGAGGCTGGAATCTGAGGATAACGGGTTTCTTAAAAAAAAATTCTAA
- a CDS encoding lactonase family protein, with protein MVKKIISICAAGMIVASCSPKKTTAQPTDPSTTDSELTMLVGTYTSGNSKGIYTFRFNEETGESLPLSDAEVANPSYLIPSADGKFVYSVNEFSKDQAAVSAFAFDKEKGTLHLLNTQKTMGADPCYLTTNGKNIVTANYSGGSITVFPIGQDGALLPASDVIEFKGSGPDKERQTMPHLHCVRITPDGKYLLADDLGTDQIHKFNINPNANADNKEKFLTKGTPEAFKVAPGSGPRHLIFNSDGKFAYLINEIGGTVIAFRYADGMLDEIQTVAADTVNAQGSGDIHLSPDGKYLYASNRLKADGVAIFKVDETNGTLTKVGYQLTGIHPRNFIITPNGKYLLVACRDTNVIQIFERDQATGLLTDIKKDIKVDKPVCLKFVD; from the coding sequence ATGGTCAAGAAAATCATTAGTATCTGTGCTGCCGGTATGATTGTAGCCAGTTGCTCCCCCAAAAAGACAACAGCTCAGCCGACAGATCCGTCAACCACTGACAGTGAATTAACAATGCTGGTCGGAACTTACACTTCCGGCAACAGCAAAGGCATCTATACTTTCCGATTCAACGAAGAAACCGGAGAATCGCTCCCACTGAGTGATGCGGAAGTAGCAAACCCTTCATACCTCATTCCATCAGCGGACGGAAAGTTTGTCTACTCCGTCAATGAATTTAGCAAAGACCAGGCCGCAGTCAGCGCCTTTGCCTTCGACAAAGAAAAAGGAACTCTACACTTATTGAATACACAAAAAACAATGGGAGCCGATCCGTGCTATCTGACCACCAACGGAAAGAACATCGTCACAGCCAATTATAGCGGTGGAAGTATTACCGTCTTTCCTATCGGACAAGACGGAGCATTGCTACCCGCCTCAGACGTAATCGAATTTAAAGGTTCCGGTCCGGACAAAGAACGGCAGACGATGCCTCACCTACACTGTGTACGTATTACCCCCGACGGTAAATATTTACTGGCAGACGACTTAGGTACCGATCAGATACATAAATTCAATATCAACCCTAATGCCAATGCCGATAACAAAGAGAAATTCCTCACAAAAGGTACCCCGGAAGCTTTTAAAGTTGCTCCCGGTTCCGGCCCCCGGCATCTGATATTCAATTCAGACGGTAAGTTTGCCTACCTTATTAATGAAATCGGAGGGACGGTAATCGCTTTTCGATATGCTGACGGAATGTTGGACGAAATTCAAACTGTTGCGGCTGACACTGTAAACGCACAGGGAAGCGGTGACATCCACCTTAGCCCGGACGGAAAATATCTCTATGCCAGCAACCGCTTGAAAGCAGACGGAGTAGCTATCTTTAAAGTTGATGAGACCAACGGTACCCTAACCAAGGTAGGTTATCAGTTAACGGGAATCCATCCACGCAACTTTATCATCACTCCCAACGGCAAATACTTATTGGTAGCTTGCCGCGACACCAATGTCATTCAAATATTTGAAAGAGATCAGGCTACCGGATTATTAACTGATATCAAGAAAGATATAAAAGTAGATAAACCTGTTTGCCTGAAATTTGTAGACTGA